A genomic segment from Chlorogloeopsis sp. ULAP01 encodes:
- a CDS encoding transposase — protein MLNLTYEYKLIPTDAQRETLDLWLKICCKVYNFALRERKDWGNSRKCELNSCSIKHEYIISPDTPRPTFARQCKSLAQAKKKSPELKLPHTHVLQQVLRQLEATFVAMWERGHGFPRFKKRMRSIVFPQLNLEVMRRDDGNDEVNLPKIGWVKLHLSRSIPEGFEVKQIRVVKRASGYYAMLTLQLDVDVPQPSPSGHGLGIDLGLGHFLATSDGQLIARPRFFVDGQRKLKLLQRQLKRKNKGSRKSHQLQHRIAKHHEYISNTRKDFHFKTAHQLCDRAGMIFAEDLNLKAMSAGILCKHTLDAGFGQFLSILSHVCLKRDKFFAKVDANGTSQTCPRCQTHTGKKLLSERVHKCPECGYETNRDVAAAQVVLQRGYTAVGHIAVNFGEGK, from the coding sequence ATGCTGAATCTAACTTATGAGTACAAGCTCATTCCCACCGACGCGCAACGCGAAACACTAGACCTTTGGCTAAAGATTTGTTGCAAGGTTTACAACTTTGCGTTACGTGAGCGAAAGGATTGGGGTAATTCTCGTAAGTGCGAACTCAATTCGTGCAGTATCAAGCACGAGTATATTATTTCTCCTGATACACCACGACCAACCTTTGCGCGGCAATGCAAGTCATTAGCTCAAGCAAAGAAGAAATCTCCTGAATTAAAACTGCCTCACACCCATGTATTGCAGCAAGTGCTACGGCAATTAGAAGCGACGTTTGTTGCGATGTGGGAACGTGGGCATGGATTCCCTCGCTTCAAGAAGCGGATGCGCTCCATAGTGTTTCCTCAATTGAACTTGGAGGTGATGCGCAGAGATGACGGGAACGATGAAGTCAACCTACCTAAGATTGGGTGGGTAAAACTGCATCTATCGCGTTCTATTCCTGAAGGGTTTGAAGTCAAGCAAATTCGTGTTGTCAAAAGAGCGTCTGGATACTACGCCATGCTCACTTTGCAGCTTGATGTTGATGTGCCTCAACCTTCACCTTCTGGGCATGGATTGGGAATTGATTTAGGGCTGGGACATTTTTTAGCAACTTCCGATGGACAATTGATTGCTAGACCTCGATTTTTTGTGGATGGGCAACGCAAGCTGAAATTGCTGCAGCGTCAACTGAAGCGTAAAAACAAGGGTTCCAGGAAATCGCATCAATTGCAACACCGGATTGCCAAACACCACGAATACATCTCGAATACACGTAAAGACTTTCATTTTAAAACTGCCCATCAATTGTGCGATCGCGCTGGAATGATATTTGCTGAAGATTTGAACCTGAAAGCAATGTCAGCCGGGATACTATGCAAACACACGCTTGATGCAGGGTTTGGGCAGTTCCTCAGTATTCTCAGCCATGTTTGTTTGAAGCGAGATAAGTTCTTTGCCAAAGTGGATGCAAATGGGACGAGTCAAACCTGCCCACGGTGTCAAACACATACTGGTAAGAAATTATTGTCAGAGCGTGTTCACAAATGCCCTGAATGCGGGTATGAAACCAATCGAGATGTAGCTGCTGCTCAGGTAGTTTTGCAACGTGGGTATACAGCGGTGGGGCACATCGCAGTGAATTTTGGGGAGGGCAAGTAG